One genomic window of Leptospira johnsonii includes the following:
- a CDS encoding AAA family ATPase, translating to MLRKVLPSQTEIRFKAAKPAKRNGLPDFLVFHKEEVRTFRQALGNPGLFRHILITGPEIEANLLQFGQYLEEIVKDQPVVAEPNPTLLSLAGFPFENKYRPGKISEANGGLLLLPIKPFVEDPDLYYFLKGVLLTGKIDFLSLPEGSDSTNINRFHPSIDSRFRLILVGEETEVDSISQIDADFYGSFDFKIHMPYEISLEKSWLPVFSGLVKSWEKPGYPPLDQAALDSLLELALRWNDSQTRLSLHLSELRSFVREVLAFNNKGKKAVGRAEIEAGPALIQKRTAIHKRKYVENIKEGLISVPLKGKKTGRINGLSVILLQSSLLDFGQVNQVSARVSLGSGNLINIEREVNLSGSLHDKGVFILQSYIKGMFSHTQSFGLDASILFEQNSSPIDGDSASCAELLALLSALSGLEIPCNIAVTGALSQYGDILPVGSVNTKIQAWFDVIRLTGSSRDKYKIYIPKDNMRDLNLPREIRESMKKGNFQIFSCSHVEDLIPDIFGVPAGRISKSGKYPDGSLFRIIEERIDRKRDGEET from the coding sequence AAGCGGCAAAGCCGGCCAAACGGAACGGACTGCCTGATTTTTTAGTATTTCATAAGGAAGAAGTTAGAACATTCCGGCAGGCCCTGGGAAACCCAGGACTCTTCCGACATATTTTAATCACCGGTCCCGAAATAGAAGCGAACCTTTTACAATTCGGACAGTATCTGGAAGAGATCGTAAAAGACCAACCTGTAGTTGCAGAACCGAATCCTACCTTATTGTCCTTGGCAGGTTTTCCATTTGAGAACAAGTACAGACCTGGAAAAATTTCAGAAGCGAACGGAGGACTTTTACTTCTTCCTATCAAACCATTTGTAGAAGATCCGGATTTATATTATTTTCTGAAAGGTGTACTTCTTACCGGTAAGATAGATTTTTTATCTCTTCCGGAAGGATCCGATTCTACCAATATCAATCGATTTCATCCAAGTATAGATTCCAGGTTCAGACTCATTCTAGTGGGAGAAGAAACGGAAGTGGATTCTATCTCTCAGATCGACGCTGACTTTTACGGAAGTTTTGACTTTAAAATTCATATGCCATATGAGATCAGTTTGGAAAAATCCTGGCTCCCAGTTTTTTCGGGACTAGTCAAGTCTTGGGAGAAGCCAGGTTATCCTCCTTTGGACCAAGCCGCCTTGGACTCTTTACTGGAACTTGCGCTCAGATGGAATGATAGCCAGACTAGACTTTCTTTACATCTTTCGGAACTTCGTTCTTTCGTGAGAGAAGTATTAGCATTTAATAATAAAGGAAAGAAGGCGGTCGGCAGGGCAGAGATAGAGGCAGGTCCGGCTCTGATCCAAAAAAGGACTGCAATCCACAAAAGAAAATATGTGGAGAATATCAAAGAAGGCCTTATCTCCGTCCCTCTCAAAGGGAAGAAGACAGGAAGGATCAATGGACTTTCAGTGATCCTTTTGCAGTCTTCTCTTTTGGATTTTGGACAGGTGAATCAAGTTTCTGCCAGGGTTTCCTTGGGTTCCGGAAATCTGATCAATATTGAAAGGGAAGTAAATCTTTCAGGAAGCCTTCACGATAAGGGAGTTTTTATCCTACAATCTTATATCAAAGGAATGTTTTCTCATACTCAATCCTTTGGCTTAGATGCTTCTATTTTATTCGAGCAAAATAGTTCTCCTATTGACGGAGATTCTGCAAGTTGTGCTGAACTTCTGGCGCTTCTTTCCGCGCTTTCCGGACTGGAGATCCCTTGTAATATTGCAGTGACAGGTGCTCTTTCCCAATACGGAGATATTTTACCGGTGGGTTCCGTGAATACCAAGATCCAGGCATGGTTCGATGTAATCCGACTAACGGGTTCTTCTAGAGATAAATACAAAATTTATATCCCGAAAGACAATATGAGAGATCTGAATCTTCCGAGAGAGATCCGGGAGAGTATGAAAAAGGGGAATTTCCAGATATTCTCCTGTTCCCATGTGGAGGATCTTATCCCGGATATTTTCGGGGTCCCAGCCGGTAGGATCTCCAAATCGGGCAAATATCCAGACGGTTCTCTCTTCAGGATCATAGAAGAAAGAATAGATCGTAAAAGGGACGGGGAAGAGACCTAA
- a CDS encoding YbaB/EbfC family nucleoid-associated protein, whose protein sequence is MFGKSLDNLKQMNQMRVRMKKLEKELEALSFEGKSKNELVICITDGKQTVQEIRIEDSLLAKNDKKLLQKSIKQAVNQSMEAAQKVAEERMGEFKSLLSGMP, encoded by the coding sequence ATGTTCGGCAAAAGTTTAGATAATCTAAAACAGATGAACCAAATGCGGGTTCGTATGAAAAAGTTGGAGAAGGAACTGGAGGCGCTGTCCTTCGAGGGAAAATCCAAGAACGAATTGGTGATTTGTATTACCGACGGCAAACAAACCGTTCAAGAGATCCGTATCGAAGATTCTTTACTTGCTAAGAATGATAAAAAATTACTTCAAAAAAGTATAAAGCAAGCTGTGAATCAATCTATGGAAGCCGCTCAGAAAGTAGCAGAAGAAAGAATGGGAGAATTCAAATCTCTTCTGTCCGGAATGCCTTAA
- a CDS encoding peptidase M30 translates to MKVSTGDGFWKSLYMPIGRSFYTFVLSICLIFLLSDCVVSKDALGTQDKSEPSIDDLLSLAKVSSSCGGNNTFWIRNLIKNSSSCAQTTKVASGAHVNIYATSGLESALDYQYISQEFDSKIYPRLGEAFGFSDDLDGDGKVAVIVSDIHDGGQPGSSFVAGFFDPVDYFPDNSGYSVRSNYANIVYMDGVELVTVRNSDLAQGKPDTFLATLAHEYQHLIRFQYEARIMSQGGGRDEAWINEGTSEVAADIAGYSPQINRINCYRGRNSNSCSRGANGNSIFGSSKFNSLVDYAFAYSFMKYLYMISGSDTDSRNSFFRTGVQGPKGYRASDANGLFHLFKTSADSYLTSPQEIKNAVGIDGSEIFMKIYPAFLWQSLGDISPEFAQSGTDTGNTAEFLQDITKTIQYFPFPAAGTDGDVLRKLYDPLRIPEITPLGQLNPGQIQFVKADRSNSSSIERLVLLKKNIDGNLYSLQINTEMKRSGDISVSLGITENDDEGEEAIVLPESTDTRPICPHEFFKLSRNRTKQKIFNEYKSL, encoded by the coding sequence ATGAAGGTTTCGACCGGAGACGGTTTTTGGAAGTCCCTTTATATGCCAATAGGCAGATCTTTTTATACGTTTGTACTTTCGATTTGTTTGATATTCTTACTTTCAGACTGTGTGGTCAGCAAAGACGCACTCGGCACCCAGGACAAATCAGAACCTAGTATCGACGATCTACTTTCTTTAGCCAAAGTATCTAGTTCCTGTGGTGGCAATAATACATTCTGGATCCGTAATCTTATAAAGAATAGTTCTAGCTGTGCGCAAACGACTAAAGTGGCCTCAGGCGCTCACGTAAATATCTATGCAACGAGCGGCTTAGAATCCGCTTTAGATTACCAATACATCTCTCAAGAATTCGATTCTAAAATTTATCCTAGATTAGGCGAGGCCTTTGGCTTTTCGGATGATCTAGACGGAGATGGAAAAGTTGCTGTCATCGTTTCAGATATACATGACGGAGGCCAACCAGGCTCTTCTTTTGTGGCCGGATTTTTCGATCCGGTAGATTATTTCCCAGATAATTCCGGTTATTCAGTCCGCTCTAATTATGCAAATATAGTGTATATGGATGGGGTCGAACTGGTTACAGTCCGAAACTCAGACCTTGCCCAGGGAAAACCGGATACATTCTTAGCTACTCTCGCCCATGAATACCAACATTTGATCCGATTCCAGTACGAGGCCAGGATCATGAGCCAAGGTGGAGGAAGAGACGAGGCTTGGATCAACGAGGGAACTAGCGAAGTAGCAGCAGATATAGCAGGTTATTCTCCTCAGATCAATCGGATCAATTGTTATAGAGGTAGGAATTCAAACTCCTGTTCTAGAGGTGCAAACGGAAATAGTATATTCGGAAGTTCCAAATTTAATTCCTTAGTAGACTATGCATTCGCTTATTCCTTTATGAAATACTTATATATGATTTCTGGAAGCGATACCGATTCCAGAAATTCATTCTTTAGAACTGGAGTCCAGGGTCCTAAAGGTTATAGAGCATCCGACGCAAACGGATTATTCCATCTGTTCAAAACAAGTGCAGATAGTTATCTAACTTCTCCCCAAGAAATTAAAAACGCAGTCGGAATAGATGGTTCAGAGATCTTTATGAAAATTTATCCTGCGTTCTTATGGCAATCTTTAGGAGATATTTCTCCAGAGTTTGCACAATCAGGAACAGATACTGGCAACACCGCTGAATTTTTACAAGATATCACTAAGACGATCCAATATTTCCCGTTCCCCGCGGCAGGAACAGATGGAGATGTATTGAGAAAATTATACGATCCGCTCAGAATACCTGAAATTACTCCATTAGGACAATTAAATCCCGGACAAATCCAATTCGTAAAAGCGGATCGTTCTAATTCCAGCTCGATCGAAAGATTAGTATTATTAAAAAAGAATATAGATGGAAATTTATATTCTCTGCAGATCAATACTGAAATGAAAAGATCCGGAGATATCTCGGTATCTTTAGGAATTACTGAAAATGACGACGAAGGAGAAGAAGCGATCGTTCTTCCGGAGTCAACTGACACTCGTCCGATCTGCCCTCATGAGTTCTTTAAACTCTCTCGGAACCGGACGAAACAGAAAATTTTTAACGAATATAAAAGCCTTTAA
- a CDS encoding leucine-rich repeat domain-containing protein — translation MRKTFLILYFLFACSQSSHLISVRNGEGEILGKYPKEIRWLGFEDNPSWSDLSAFSGLEVLELNSKEVRSLEGLPDLPKLRYIHLSGSSVKDLSPLNRVAKLDSLVLNQTEIGDQDLKNYLHWNRLTRIELTDSKISNLGFLGPGCSVKHLQLKHTKITDLRPLEHCTRLMELYLGGTQVKDLSPLYGLTNLIHLQLDGSDVSAKEISDFRKIQPYVKIIPGLRRILSSENGLD, via the coding sequence ATGAGGAAAACTTTTCTCATCCTCTATTTCTTATTCGCCTGTTCTCAATCTAGTCATTTGATCTCCGTTCGGAACGGTGAAGGTGAGATCCTAGGCAAGTATCCTAAAGAGATCAGATGGTTAGGATTCGAAGACAACCCTAGTTGGAGCGACCTATCTGCATTCTCCGGATTAGAAGTCCTAGAACTAAATTCTAAAGAAGTAAGATCATTGGAAGGTTTGCCTGATCTTCCAAAACTCAGATATATTCATCTTTCCGGATCGTCCGTAAAGGATCTTTCACCTCTAAATCGTGTTGCAAAACTGGATAGTCTAGTGCTGAACCAAACGGAAATAGGCGATCAAGATCTGAAAAATTATCTGCATTGGAATAGGCTCACAAGAATTGAACTGACCGATTCTAAAATTTCCAATCTAGGATTTTTAGGGCCTGGATGTAGTGTGAAACATTTGCAGTTAAAACACACTAAGATTACTGATCTAAGACCTTTGGAACATTGTACAAGACTAATGGAATTGTATCTGGGTGGGACCCAAGTAAAGGATTTAAGTCCGTTATACGGTCTAACAAACCTGATCCATCTACAACTGGATGGTTCGGATGTTTCCGCAAAAGAAATTTCGGACTTTAGAAAGATCCAACCCTATGTTAAGATCATACCTGGCCTACGTAGGATCTTAAGTTCTGAGAACGGATTGGACTGA
- a CDS encoding Fur family transcriptional regulator → MEEDKKSASRNTKQKGEILRVIRDAKGPLSVKEIHDISKKSIQNIGIATVYRSVNHLLESGSIHEIQLPGESSRFEISHLDHHHHFHCKICDRVFDVEICPFPMENLPKGFTLDSHEIILYGVCSECNTSSK, encoded by the coding sequence ATGGAAGAAGATAAAAAATCCGCCTCTCGAAACACCAAACAAAAGGGCGAGATCCTGAGAGTCATCCGGGATGCAAAAGGTCCTCTTTCGGTAAAGGAAATCCACGATATCTCTAAAAAATCCATACAGAATATAGGGATCGCTACCGTATATCGGTCTGTGAACCATCTTCTGGAATCCGGTTCGATCCATGAGATCCAATTGCCCGGAGAATCTTCCCGTTTCGAGATCAGCCATCTGGATCATCACCATCATTTCCATTGTAAAATTTGCGATCGAGTTTTTGATGTGGAGATATGTCCTTTCCCAATGGAAAATCTTCCTAAGGGATTTACATTAGATTCTCATGAAATTATCTTATACGGCGTTTGTTCCGAATGTAACACCTCTTCAAAATGA
- a CDS encoding AZOBR_p60025 family cell surface glycopolymer formation protein — protein MFRFLSKFLPNEKLKAEWVSVLGNPKLFTAIFLILYTFSSFCVWKKYSWSPSSQINFGKEFADQNKEQTPPGAIVFLGEEGNLGAGYDGQIFYYYSRMLSGFSLDWPHGFETSFRAPRIGYPLLVSPFGWLGMYGTIFGMYFLNLGIFYLSYLAIRDLLPDPKKYLSAFYLLSPFALGSYILLVSDTVMMGLSVLAYWAFIRKRFITFSFLAGLAILTKEQAVFLFFPLGLTTLFQKEFRKSIWVASSLILPVAWSLYLRTQFPEWTPGSLGHFFDPFGGLSGYFGELQQALVSGDKNLILLIKKFSRFPLVLLLLSGTYLLFRGDWKKGLGFRLGFGILLLTAYAGGYILYWATYENVSRMFTFSLPLLILWEKEDESLPSGTYWALTGIILISFLIKLAFVSKPLRHLVW, from the coding sequence ATGTTCCGATTCTTATCCAAATTTTTACCGAATGAGAAACTTAAAGCTGAATGGGTTAGTGTATTAGGAAATCCTAAACTATTTACGGCGATTTTTCTCATTCTATATACCTTCTCCTCTTTTTGTGTATGGAAGAAATACTCTTGGAGCCCGAGTTCCCAGATAAATTTTGGAAAAGAATTTGCGGACCAAAATAAAGAACAAACTCCTCCAGGTGCGATCGTGTTCTTAGGAGAGGAGGGGAATCTGGGAGCCGGTTACGACGGACAGATCTTTTACTATTATTCTAGGATGTTATCCGGTTTTAGTTTGGATTGGCCGCACGGTTTCGAGACAAGTTTTAGGGCTCCTAGGATAGGTTATCCACTTTTAGTCTCCCCATTCGGTTGGTTGGGAATGTACGGGACAATCTTCGGGATGTATTTTTTGAATCTGGGGATCTTCTACCTTTCTTATCTTGCAATCAGAGACTTATTGCCGGATCCTAAAAAGTATTTAAGCGCATTCTATCTACTTTCTCCCTTTGCATTGGGAAGTTATATCTTACTTGTATCAGATACTGTGATGATGGGCCTAAGCGTCCTAGCGTATTGGGCCTTTATCAGAAAAAGATTTATAACCTTCTCCTTTCTAGCGGGTCTTGCCATCCTCACAAAAGAACAGGCAGTCTTTTTGTTCTTTCCTTTGGGACTAACTACCTTATTCCAAAAGGAATTCAGAAAAAGTATCTGGGTGGCTTCTTCTTTAATCCTGCCTGTCGCCTGGAGTTTATATCTAAGGACCCAATTCCCGGAATGGACCCCTGGTAGTTTGGGTCATTTCTTTGACCCATTTGGAGGACTTTCCGGATATTTCGGGGAACTCCAACAAGCTTTAGTTTCGGGTGATAAGAATCTTATCCTTCTGATCAAAAAATTCTCAAGATTTCCTTTGGTACTTCTTCTTTTGTCCGGAACCTATTTGTTATTCAGAGGGGATTGGAAAAAGGGCCTGGGATTTAGGCTAGGTTTTGGAATTCTTTTATTAACTGCGTATGCTGGAGGGTATATTCTCTATTGGGCCACCTATGAAAATGTTTCCAGAATGTTTACATTCAGCCTTCCATTATTAATTTTATGGGAAAAGGAAGATGAGTCCCTTCCGAGCGGAACATACTGGGCCCTAACCGGCATTATTCTAATTTCGTTTTTAATAAAATTGGCATTCGTTTCCAAACCTTTACGTCACTTGGTCTGGTGA
- a CDS encoding RNA recognition motif domain-containing protein: MQNRKLFVGNLNYSVRQQEISELFSNYGEVAYAKVIEGKGFGFVEMASEEQAENAKNSLNGTEFKGRTLNIDIAKPQTFNKPRRH; this comes from the coding sequence ATGCAGAATCGCAAACTTTTTGTAGGAAATCTTAATTACTCAGTTCGCCAACAGGAAATCAGCGAACTATTCTCCAACTACGGAGAAGTAGCTTATGCGAAAGTAATTGAAGGTAAAGGATTTGGATTCGTGGAAATGGCTAGCGAGGAGCAAGCTGAAAACGCGAAGAACAGTCTAAACGGAACCGAGTTCAAAGGTAGAACTTTGAATATCGATATCGCAAAACCTCAAACTTTCAACAAACCAAGAAGACATTAA
- a CDS encoding LB_289 family protein, with product MKRTELERRERDLRKAQKKQEALDKRGGGNGVGDFIDQLSGLFRYDATEIFNTKDDINILEVLEEMQVILPQKKWDDVLKKAIKKTGVVEKERAYKELVELLNVEEENEDAEEEVGV from the coding sequence ATGAAACGGACCGAATTGGAGAGACGAGAAAGAGATCTCCGCAAAGCGCAAAAAAAACAAGAAGCCCTAGATAAACGCGGAGGCGGAAACGGAGTCGGCGATTTTATCGATCAACTTTCCGGGTTATTCCGTTACGATGCCACTGAGATCTTTAATACAAAAGACGATATCAATATCCTGGAAGTTTTGGAAGAGATGCAAGTGATCCTTCCCCAGAAAAAATGGGACGATGTTCTCAAAAAGGCGATTAAGAAAACTGGCGTCGTAGAAAAAGAAAGAGCCTACAAAGAGCTTGTAGAACTTCTAAATGTAGAAGAAGAAAACGAGGATGCTGAGGAAGAAGTAGGCGTTTAA